Sequence from the Priestia megaterium genome:
AAAAAGAATGGAAAATAGTCACTTTAAAGAACAAGTAGAAACGAAAGAAGAGCTTCGTCGTATAGTCGGCCCGCCTAACAAATTGGCACATCAAAAAATAATTCCTTATCTAGATCGACACTGCCGGGAATTTATTAAACATTCCCCTTTTGTCATCATCGCTACAGCTAATCATAAAGGAATTTGCGACAGTTCTCCGCGGGGGGATCACGCTGGTTTTGTACAAGTAGTTGATGAGAAAAGGCTCTTGATTCCAGAGAGACGCGGGAATCAAAAAGTAGATTCAATGGAAAATATTTTATCTAACCCTCAAATAGGCCTGCTTTTTTTAATTCCAGGCATAGAAGAAACGCTGCGGATTAACGGCAGAGCTTGCATTGTAAAAGAAAAAGCAATAATTGAAACGATGGCGGTTAACAACAAAGCTCCGCTGCTCGCTATCGGGGTCGAAGTACAAGAATGCTTTCTCCACTGCAGCAAAGCGTTCAAACGATCAAAGCTGTGGGATCCAGAATCTTGGGAAAGAGTCGAAACGCTTCCTCCCGCAGCTAAAATAGTCGCAGAACACGCAGGCATTGCCACCATGGAGATCAGCAACGAGTCCAAAGAAGGAAAAACTGAGCATTTCTATGAAAAAAAGCCGCTATAATGCGGCTTATGTTATTTAATTATCATAAAAAGTATACCTCCAGCAATGATTAGAACCGGTAAAAAAGCAAGAAGCACGCCTTTTTTCGAACTTCCTATGTATTCATGATCACCATAGGCGCGGCCTGCTCTAAAATCTACTTTCACCTGAGATTCTTCTTTTTTATGTTCTTTTTTCATCCTCTTTGCCTCCTAGCGGCATTTGAGCGTCAATTTGCTTGATATGATGCTCTAAATGAGCGATATAATCTTTAGCCAACCACTCAAGCGAAACGAACTTTCCATCTCCTATGTCGAATTGATACATATGCTTTTCTGTTGGTATATGCGAAAGAACGGAAGCAATTTGCTTATTTAAACTGCGCCATAGGGCAACTACTTCTGCCATCGGCGTAGCTTGATAATGCTGCAGCTCTACCCATTCATCTTGTTTATAAGGCGTCAGTACACAAGGATTTTTTTCATGTTGCACGTTGATAAAGCGCTGCAAATTGTGGATAGCCGAGTCACATAAGTGTCCCACAATTTCTTTTGGTGACCATTTCTTAGGGGCAGGACGGTTTGACGCCGCTGCTTCAGAGAATACTTCAAGCTTTTTAGGA
This genomic interval carries:
- a CDS encoding pyridoxamine 5'-phosphate oxidase family protein, coding for MENSHFKEQVETKEELRRIVGPPNKLAHQKIIPYLDRHCREFIKHSPFVIIATANHKGICDSSPRGDHAGFVQVVDEKRLLIPERRGNQKVDSMENILSNPQIGLLFLIPGIEETLRINGRACIVKEKAIIETMAVNNKAPLLAIGVEVQECFLHCSKAFKRSKLWDPESWERVETLPPAAKIVAEHAGIATMEISNESKEGKTEHFYEKKPL
- a CDS encoding DinB family protein, which codes for MKTTVVELNEWMIKLPKKLEVFSEAAASNRPAPKKWSPKEIVGHLCDSAIHNLQRFINVQHEKNPCVLTPYKQDEWVELQHYQATPMAEVVALWRSLNKQIASVLSHIPTEKHMYQFDIGDGKFVSLEWLAKDYIAHLEHHIKQIDAQMPLGGKEDEKRT